From a single Pieris napi chromosome 7, ilPieNapi1.2, whole genome shotgun sequence genomic region:
- the LOC125051218 gene encoding protein Wnt-4: MLTSSVITVLVYCTVSGFALRNVEGTKPILQKTIEALFMDRTETIYPGTCKVFVSSMKQAKMCKKEPSLPKIIERAKNQAIKACNDTFQFDRWNCSLYFNKPRKSIFKKIYRETAFVYALMSASMTHGISRGCASGELARCSCLGRSKNSSWETNDCGDDFKYGKRLTKNFFDMKHAGTDQIGEILKQDVNIGMDSIGEQLKEVCKCHGFSGSCTTKTCWRRLGPFNSAMGLLKKHYHHAVKKKFVNFTTKRAITPKVRRKMQKERKNLVYLQKTPNLCVSTKGRVCKDRHNCATLCCGRGYSVAKKFVSTKCKCKMVDCCAVKCDTCVEEIETFRCK; encoded by the exons ATGTTAACATCTAGTGTTATTACTGTGTTGGTGTATTGCACGGTATCTGGTTTTGCCTTACGGAATGTTGAAGG aaCAAAGCCGATCTTGCAGAAAACAATTGAAGCCCTATTCATGGACAGAACTGAAACAATATATCCTGGTACATGCAAAGTTTTCGTTTCATCCATGAAACAGGCGAAAATGTGTAAGAAAGAACCTAGCTTGCCAAAAATTATCGAAAGAGCCAAGAATCAAGCAATCAAAGCTTGCAACGACACATTTCAATTCGATCGATGGAATTGCTCCCTATACTTCAATAAGCCGAGAAAGAGTATTTTCAAGAAGATTTATAGGGAAACTGCATTTGTATACGCTTTAATGTCAGCTTCTATGACTCATGGTATATCCAGAGGATGTGCTTCAGGAGAACTAGCCCGCTGCTCCTGTTTGGGACGTTCCAAAAACTCCTCCTGGGAAACAAATGACTGTGGCGACGATTTTAAATACGGAAAACGGTtaactaaaaacttttttgacatGAAACACGCTGGGACCGATCAAATTGGAGAAATCCTCAAGCAGGATGTTAATATCGGTATGGATTCTATAGGGGAGCAATTGAAGGAAGTCTGCAAGTGCCACGGGTTCTCTGGTTCGTGCACAACGAAGACGTGCTGGAGGAGACTCGGTCCATTTAACTCAGCTATGGGTTTGCTGAAGAAGCATTACCATCACGCCGTTAAAAAGAAGTTTGTTAATTTCACAACTAAACGCGCTATCACGCCAAAGGTTAGAAGAAAGATGCAGAAGGAAAGAAAGAACTTAGTGTATTTGCAAAAGACTCCAAATCTCTGTGTTAGTACAAAGGGTAGGGTCTGTAAAGACAGACACAATTGTGCCACCTTGTGCTGTGGGCGAGGGTATAGCGTAGCTAAGAAATTCGTGagcactaaatgtaaatgtaagaTGGTGGACTGCTGTGCCGTTAAATGTGATACGTGCGTTGAAGAGATAGAGACTTTTAGGtgtaaataa